In Thermoanaerobaculales bacterium, one DNA window encodes the following:
- the rny gene encoding ribonuclease Y produces MKLLIAAIGALLVAIIALIVVWALWRASRLAARRLLANAEKEARRIRARAEIDGQRIQKDGEILVRERLLAARTEFEHETRDYRIELDGLARELDRRERELAASLEELTAREADLGRLAATLGGREAAVVEAERRAEAAAAEQRARLEQISGMTADQARSELMRGMEHEARMEAAGMIRRVEEEATEKAKDKARRVISMAIQRIASEHVVESTVAVVDLPSDEMKGRIIGREGRNIRAFEQATGVDLIVDDTPEAVILSCFEPVRREIARLALTNLIQDGRIHPGRIEELVAKVQTEMDEKLLADGEAAALEAGIPDLHPELQKLIGRLQFRSSFGQNALKHSLEVSWLAHHMAAELGVNAKVAGRAGLLHDIGKAVDREMEGTHLELGRELLRRHGESDEVIHAMECHHGDVEPHSVEAVLVTAADALSAARPGARREILENYIKRLDTLEKVANDFKGVDKAYAIQAGRELRIVVESDKISDEEALWLARDVAKKVEAELTYPGQIKVTVIRETRAVEYAR; encoded by the coding sequence GTGAAGCTTCTGATTGCAGCCATCGGCGCGCTGCTGGTGGCGATCATCGCTTTGATCGTGGTGTGGGCGCTCTGGCGAGCGTCCCGGCTGGCTGCGCGCCGCCTGCTCGCCAACGCCGAGAAGGAGGCCCGCCGGATCCGGGCGCGGGCCGAGATCGACGGCCAGCGCATCCAGAAGGACGGCGAGATCCTGGTGCGCGAGCGCCTGCTGGCGGCGCGCACCGAGTTCGAGCACGAGACCCGTGACTACCGCATCGAGCTCGACGGCCTCGCTCGGGAGCTCGACCGCAGGGAGCGCGAGCTCGCCGCCAGCCTCGAGGAGCTGACGGCCCGGGAGGCGGACCTCGGCCGCCTGGCGGCGACCCTCGGCGGCCGCGAGGCCGCCGTCGTCGAGGCCGAGCGGCGGGCCGAGGCGGCAGCCGCCGAGCAGCGGGCCCGCCTCGAGCAGATCTCCGGCATGACCGCCGACCAGGCCAGGTCCGAGCTGATGCGGGGGATGGAGCACGAGGCCCGGATGGAGGCCGCCGGCATGATCCGCCGGGTCGAGGAGGAGGCCACCGAGAAGGCCAAGGACAAGGCCCGCCGGGTGATCTCGATGGCCATCCAGCGCATCGCCTCCGAGCACGTGGTCGAGAGCACGGTCGCGGTCGTCGACCTGCCGTCCGACGAGATGAAGGGCCGGATCATCGGCCGCGAGGGACGCAACATCCGCGCCTTCGAGCAGGCCACCGGCGTCGACCTCATCGTCGACGACACCCCGGAGGCGGTGATCCTGTCCTGCTTCGAGCCGGTGCGGCGCGAGATCGCGCGGCTGGCGCTGACCAACCTCATCCAGGACGGCCGGATCCACCCCGGGCGCATCGAGGAGCTGGTGGCCAAGGTGCAGACCGAGATGGACGAGAAGCTGCTCGCCGACGGCGAGGCGGCGGCCCTGGAGGCGGGCATCCCGGACCTCCACCCCGAGCTCCAGAAGCTGATCGGGCGCCTCCAGTTCCGGTCCTCGTTCGGCCAGAACGCCCTCAAGCACTCGCTCGAGGTGTCGTGGCTCGCCCACCACATGGCGGCCGAGCTCGGCGTCAACGCGAAGGTGGCGGGGAGGGCCGGGCTGCTGCACGACATCGGCAAGGCGGTGGACCGCGAGATGGAGGGCACCCACCTCGAGCTCGGGCGCGAGCTGCTGCGCCGCCACGGCGAGAGCGACGAGGTCATCCACGCGATGGAGTGCCATCACGGCGACGTCGAGCCCCACTCGGTGGAGGCGGTGCTGGTGACGGCGGCGGACGCCCTGTCGGCGGCCCGGCCGGGGGCGCGGCGCGAGATCCTCGAGAACTACATCAAGCGCCTCGACACCCTGGAGAAGGTGGCCAACGACTTCAAGGGGGTCGACAAGGCCTACGCGATCCAGGCCGGCCGCGAGCTGAGGATCGTGGTCGAGTCGGACAAGATCTCGGACGAGGAGGCCCTGTGGCTGGCCCGCGACGTGGCCAAGAAGGTCGAGGCCGAGCTCACCTACCCGGGCCAGATCAAAGTGACGGTGATCCGCGAGACCCGCGCCGTGGAGTACGCCCGGTGA
- a CDS encoding TIGR00282 family metallophosphoesterase, with the protein MIRILFVGDVMGGPGRRAVEAHLEGLVDRERIDFVVANIENIAGGFGLTAKVLEELEGLPIDVLTSGNHVWDKKEGVPLLDAHPALLRPANYPDGNPGRGWCVEETAAGVPVAVVNLQGQALMAPIDNPFRVADRVLEEIRLAHDNLRVIVVDMHAEATSEKQAMGWHLDGRVTAVLGTHTHVPTADERILPEGTAFQTDVGMTGPYESVIGMRPDKVLERFLLGTPRPFEPAKRDVQLRGAIVDADEETGRALAIRRLRVDGP; encoded by the coding sequence GTGATCCGGATCCTGTTCGTCGGCGACGTCATGGGCGGCCCGGGCCGCCGCGCCGTCGAGGCCCACCTCGAGGGCCTGGTGGACCGCGAGCGGATCGACTTCGTGGTCGCCAATATCGAGAACATCGCCGGGGGCTTCGGGCTGACCGCCAAGGTGCTCGAGGAGCTCGAGGGGCTGCCGATCGACGTCCTGACGTCGGGCAATCACGTCTGGGACAAGAAGGAGGGGGTGCCGCTGCTCGACGCCCACCCGGCGCTGCTGCGGCCCGCCAACTACCCCGACGGCAACCCCGGCCGCGGCTGGTGCGTCGAGGAGACGGCCGCCGGGGTTCCGGTGGCGGTCGTCAACCTGCAGGGCCAGGCGCTGATGGCGCCGATCGACAACCCCTTCCGGGTGGCCGATCGGGTGCTCGAGGAGATCCGGCTCGCCCACGACAACCTCCGGGTGATCGTGGTCGACATGCATGCCGAGGCCACCTCGGAGAAGCAGGCGATGGGGTGGCATCTGGACGGCCGGGTGACGGCGGTGCTCGGCACCCACACCCACGTTCCCACCGCCGACGAGCGGATCCTGCCCGAGGGGACCGCCTTTCAGACCGACGTCGGCATGACCGGCCCGTACGAGTCGGTGATCGGGATGCGGCCGGACAAGGTGCTGGAGCGATTCCTGCTCGGCACCCCGAGGCCGTTCGAGCCGGCCAAGCGGGACGTCCAGCTGCGGGGGGCGATCGTCGACGCGGACGAGGAGACGGGCCGGGCGCTGGCAATCCGCCGCCTGCGCGTCGACGGCCCCTGA
- a CDS encoding glycosyltransferase family 9 protein yields the protein MPSTLPTRMVIDLPNWVGDQVMALPAVDRLVAANAGGETTLHSRPAGRRLFASLFPMAEVVASPPKCSPITTARRLCRDGGRFDVGITLRHASRAKICLRLTARRSLGSDGDGGRLLLSERYPVDRSRHQVFDADPILEGLGLSGVDPRWRPSLPLELVEEGARELRRAGVVRDGAIGVAPACARGETKRWPAAAYGELARRMRGRGLEVVVVIGPGEAELGRQVVAAAGRPLPVVGGDVDVAGLAGVLARLSVLVCNDSGPMHLAAAVGIRMVALFGPTDPRRTGPLGDRHVVLRRDLECAPCRARSCALGHAACLRELPVERAERAVLEMLGRG from the coding sequence ATGCCGAGCACCCTGCCGACGCGGATGGTCATCGATCTTCCCAACTGGGTCGGCGACCAGGTCATGGCGCTGCCGGCGGTCGACCGCCTGGTGGCGGCCAACGCCGGTGGCGAGACGACCCTGCACTCGCGGCCGGCGGGGCGGCGGCTGTTCGCGTCCCTGTTTCCGATGGCGGAGGTGGTGGCGAGCCCGCCCAAGTGCTCGCCAATCACCACCGCGCGCCGGCTCTGCCGGGACGGCGGCCGCTTCGACGTCGGCATCACCCTGCGCCATGCCTCGCGGGCCAAGATCTGCCTGCGCCTGACCGCGCGGCGGTCGCTCGGAAGCGATGGCGACGGCGGCCGCCTGCTGCTGTCGGAGCGCTACCCGGTCGACCGCAGCCGCCACCAGGTGTTCGACGCCGACCCGATCCTGGAGGGGCTCGGGCTGTCCGGGGTCGACCCGCGATGGCGGCCCTCGCTGCCGCTGGAGCTGGTCGAGGAGGGCGCCCGGGAGCTGCGCCGCGCGGGGGTGGTGCGCGACGGCGCGATCGGCGTCGCGCCGGCCTGCGCCCGCGGCGAGACCAAGCGGTGGCCCGCGGCCGCCTACGGCGAGCTGGCGCGGCGGATGCGGGGGCGCGGCCTGGAGGTGGTCGTCGTCATCGGTCCCGGCGAGGCCGAGCTCGGCCGCCAGGTGGTGGCGGCGGCGGGTCGACCGCTGCCGGTCGTCGGCGGCGACGTCGATGTGGCCGGCCTGGCGGGAGTGCTCGCCCGGCTGTCGGTGCTGGTGTGCAACGACTCGGGTCCGATGCACCTGGCGGCGGCGGTCGGCATCCGGATGGTGGCGCTGTTCGGCCCCACCGACCCCCGCCGCACCGGCCCGCTCGGCGACCGCCACGTGGTGCTGCGCCGGGATCTCGAGTGCGCTCCCTGTCGCGCCCGGAGCTGCGCCCTCGGCCATGCCGCCTGCCTGCGCGAGCTGCCGGTCGAGCGGGCCGAGCGCGCGGTGCTCGAGATGTTGGGCCGCGGCTGA